A stretch of DNA from Sylvia atricapilla isolate bSylAtr1 chromosome 3, bSylAtr1.pri, whole genome shotgun sequence:
GGACTGAACTGGGAGGTTGGCCAGAGTTTTCATGGCTTGGGAAAGGAGGCACTTGCCAGCTTGTGTGGAGTATGTCTACCTGCAAGAAAATGTGAGGTGTCTTCAGTGTTTTGTAGGACTGGTCTGGCCCTAGAGATCTCACAGAGAAGCCAAAGAGTAAAAGGGACAAAATATGTGTGGTTCTTGAAGGGTCTTGTCATCCTTTGTGGGGTAACTCTTCAGAATGTTTTATGCCCCATTGGAAgtcagcagtgctggtgctTTTTGATGTCATTTTGTTGGATAATCACTGACATTGTCTGCTCAATGTATTATACAgctataatttaatttttccctctgaaaactCTTGCTGAGCGAGTTGGTGTGCTTGGGCAGATATTCAGCTGTGTCAGTCTTCATGGGATGCCTTCTctacaaaaaaggcaaaaccataGTTACAGCTAAAGcctcttattttttctgtttaatggCATATGCCTGGCAGCAAGGATGGCaatgaaaaagcagcaggttCTTTTAAAATTGATATTAATAGGAACAGACACATGTGGAGAGATAGTTGAGAACTGCTTCCAGCCTGAAAGCAGCATCTGCAGAAACAAGTGTTACTTGTTTACCAAGACCAAGAGTTAAAAATGCATGAGGCTGGGATTGAGCTTCTGGGTCCCAGGTCTCAGCCCTGCTAATGATTGCTTGAGAACCCtatgtaaataatttaatttctttcttcctggcCTGTGACTCAGTTGAGAACAGCTATTGGTTTACTGCTActtgtttgggtgtttttttgttgttggtttttttggcggggttttgttttgtttgtttttgttttgtttgtttctttccagaatCTCTAATCTCAGCTGTTTGGTGACTGCATGACTCCTACAGTGCAGGATGCTTTTTGCCATCTAAATCCAAGAGTGTGGGCTTCACAACAGAGGATGGCTTGTTGAGGGGACTGATTGGGCTGTTCTCTTGAGCATGGGTGAGAGGGTTTTGGAGAAATGGCTTTCATGTGGGGTCAGGGTCAGAGAATTCTGCAGGAGGCCTCTGTCTTCAGTGGGATCTCCCTTCTGCCACAGGCTTCAACTTTCCCCAGCCTTGGCTCAGGTAGAGAAGGGAGAACAGCAAGGGGTCAGAGCTGGAGGCATCTCTGGACCTTGCCAGATCCCCAGCCTGGAATCAGAAAGGGAGCAAAACAGGGGCACCTTAGAGGTCTCTCATGATTCTTTGGCTGCTCTCTCAGCCTCCTCTATTCTGTGGGTTTCCAGCAAACCTCAGCTTCTGCTTCATGCAAAGGGCTGTGCATCCCCTGGTATTGTTTCTCTCACAGTAAGAATCCTTGTGCTCTTTCTTCCCCAAATCTTCTTGGGAATGTCCAGTTACACAGCATTGTGTCTTAAGGAGACTGATTCACTGACCACCCACATCATTCTACCTGCCCTTGGCTGATATTCACTTGGCTATAGAAACCCATTAAAAGAGCCCTAGTGTTGCTCATGCTGAAGCAGACGGAGTTTCTAAGTTGTCTCTTTAAGACTTGTCGAAGCAGGTGTTGGAGTCTCTGAGTTTCAGGCAGGTGAGGTATCATATAGatatttttctacattttttctgCAATGGTCTTTACAATCATAAGAGGTCtgcaactttctttttctcttttaaagcaGCTTGCAGGCCAGCATTCATAATAGGAAAAGTAAGACTGTTTTAGTTTCTCTTGTGATTCTGGAAACTGGGGCCCTAGCAGCTGCCTTCTTCTGGCTGAGAAGAAGGCAGCCTAGTGTTTACCTGAATTAAAACCCCTCTTAACCATGTGCAAGGCTGTGTCAACAAAGGAGTGAATTGCATCCAAACTTTAGACTGTTGAGGTGACCTTGAAATATTGAACCCTTTTACAGCCAAAATCCTTTGAGATGGGGGAAAGAGAGCCTGCATTCCTGACTATTATTAAAGTGGACATTGTTAGTTACATGTGAGGCTGGATTAGTGCATGCATGGATAGAATTCTTGATGTTGATCAGTCAGAAGTACATTAAATATGCCTTTCAGGTGATTAGCACTGACCTCCTGGAGGGACCCTCCCTCTgtgtctgaaagaaaatatgctgagggaagaaagaaataaatactaaCATGATTAAATGAGAGGTATTACAGCAGATTTTCAATCTCTTTCTCCTGATTCTGAGCCTTGAGTGAAATCTGATTCAACATACTCAGCTATTTTGTGTGTTCCTGGAAAACAACCTTCTTTGTACTGGTTTTACAAGCTGTCAGTTGTACTATAAGTTCAATTAATGGCCATATTGACAGCTCCCCAAATTCACAGTTTAGTTCTCCAAGAAGGATTGGACCTTCAAGAACCATGTAGAAAGATCCAACAGGACAGCCCTCACCCAGCATGAACTGACTTCAGTCCCATGGACTCCAAATGATTTTTGAGGTTGTGGCATGGAAACACTGATATCCTTGTTAGTATCTGCAAAATGCACCAGCCtaggaggaggaagcagctcttTTAACCACTCTGAGTTTCAACTCATTGTATAGCAGGAACAGCAAGATCCAGACgggggaaagcagcagaaagataGGGATTTAGTGCATTGCATTCCTGTCTACTGCTTTAGTTTTTCATCCAAGCCAAGTTTTATCCTGGCatttgaaggaaaaagacaGGATGTCTTTGTGAGTAGTTTAGATTAGTATTTCAGGGGAGAATTCAATTTTTTCCTGGGAAGCCAACAAAGGGTTCAGGAGGCACATCCTCACAGTTGAAAGTTAAGCATAGCTAAAGTGTAActcctgcttctgctgtttgCATCAAGAAAGCATTACCTCAGCTGAGAGGATTATGTGCTGCCTGTGTATTTTCGAGCCCAGAACTGAAGTACTAGGCTGTAAACCCTCGAGGCTTCTTCCCTTGTACCAACTAGGCAAAGTGAGGCTTTTGCtttgctcagcacagcaggacttGTAGGTGGATAATGCTGCTTGATGCTGAAGTGGCTGTGATGTCCTTGTAATGACTGCCTCAAGGCATGCTCAGCTGCTCTCTATTTTCCCAGTGAAGTGCAGCCATGGTAATTcagccttttttgttgttgagtGATTTCCTATGACTTAAAAAATCTGATCAGCTGGAGTCCTCAAGCTTAATAGCCAGTATCCAAGTGTCCTATGGAATACTTCAGCCTGACACCAAATGATTCATAataactggaaagaaaatgccaAGTGCCAATGTAGTTACCTAATTCCATATCCAGTCTAACTTCATTCTTCACTCTGATTTTGGAGCTCCCCAGCATTAGAAAAGAGGAAGGACTGTCAGTGCATTATCCAGATGAGACTGCCTACCTAATCAGAAATTAATGCTCAAGCAGCTGAGTGGcattttggcttttaaaaatctctcaAGGATACAGGAGCATGCATAATTTTATTCCCCTTCCTGCTATCACTCAGGTaggattttgtttatttgataGGTGTCTCTGTGTTTGTATGTGGATGGTTTTATTAGTTTAATCTTAGTCTAATAAGAAGCCTATTTTGCATAGTAACTATCTCTGCATATGATGTGttgctgctgggctggtgcaGTGATGTATCATCACAGCCTTATGGATTTTGTTTCCCCCCAGACATCTCACAATAAGTTGCAGGGGTTTTTTCAGGTTCAAGCCCCTGGGACTCATGTGAACATATGCAAACTTTGCTATTCATTATACTACCTTATGGTCTGGCTTCCAGTTTGAcagaggaaaactgggaaatCTAAGCTTGATTTATGattgatgtattttaaaaaggagtCAAAAAGCAGATTAAGACGACGTGTAGAGTGTATTGGCTTTGCGATATTTCAAAGGAAATCTCCTACCTGTAGGAAGCGTGATTGCTTTTCAGGATCTGAGGTTTGCTATCTCGTCACAGAGTGACGACAAAAGCCATTGTTCCTCCTGCAGGCCCCGTTTCTGTGCAAGAGCCATACAGAGATTagagctctgcaggctgtgctttccagccctgcaggaaccAGCCAAAGGCTGTTATCTTTAGACAAATGCAGATAGCAGGCCTGGAGGGGAGGTACTCAGGTAATTTGCGGGGGGCTGCCACAATGGAGATTTTTCTGGGAAGTTCAACCAAACTCTGGAAGTGTGTTCAGAGAATTGCCCGAGTGTGGGAGTGTGCACAGGTTGGGAATTGCAAAGGGAGAGCAGGTGCCAAagattgtggagtctccctcactcGAGATACTCAAAAACAGTCTGGACAGAGTCCTCTGCTATGTGCTCTGGATGACCTTGCTTGAGCAAGGACATTAGACTGCATGATCCACTGGTTCCTTCCAAGCTGACTCATCCTGGGATTCTGAACTTGGCCCACCAACACCACAGCACTGAGGCTGAGCTCTTAACAATGATACACCTGATCCATGCAGCTATTCCTACAGGAGCTGGACACAAATCCCCAATAAACTGTGCTGAAACAAAAGCTTCCTTGTCCTTGCCCTGCTGTCATGTTACTTGTTACAAAGCCTAATTATTAGCCAGCTAAGGATCTGagaaggaagtttattttttcaatattcacaattttattttttctcctcatgttgacatattttaattattcttgTTCAAATGAATCTAGTGCATTaggtctgggtttttttcagacacGTCTTACATAAGATTGCTGGGAGAATGTTGTGCTTTGTGAATAGCTCCATTGGTAAGTGTTGCGCCCCCTAGGTGGTGAACCCATTCTTTGCTATTCCCTCCACCCTCTTAAGATTCCTTTTTAAGGCTTGTGCTGCTGACGTTTTGCAGCTCTGTGTCATCCACTGTGCTAGGTGCAGTGATGTGCTGTGGCTTTGTCTCCTTGCTTGGATGACTGAGACTTTTGAACTGGAGCAAACTGACAGCAGCTACTGGATATGAAGCAGTTGTCTCACTCACAAGTAACCACTCCTTTGAGTAAAAATACTGCTCTGAAAGTGAGCCTTTACTTGTGCACTTAAGCTTGCTGAAACCTGAAGGATGGCGATCTATAAATGTGAGATGCAGCATGGCCTGTAGATTAACTGTATGTTAGTTAAATAATGATCATTGATGCAGTAATCTTATTTATGTGTGACAATACATACTCTTCGGAACCCTTTCATGTTTTGGAGTGGGCTAGTCTTTTTGCTGAATGTGCATGTATAGAGCAGCAAGTGAGCAACTGGTCAGGTGAATTTTGAGGTTATTCACAATTTCACTTCCTTCTTGAGGGAAAAATCTTAGTGGCCCATTATTCCAATTTGTGTGGTTTGAGTGACTGAGTTTGTTTGCAAGCTACCTTGATGATTCCTCTCTTGCAACTGTTAAACACAGTAGGTatcccctgccccttcccatgCTTCAAGTCTAACAAGCACAATGTAGAAAAGAGTTAAAGTCCTTCCTAATGAGAAGCAGTGAGGAATCCTGCTGGCAAGTCAGCCCCTTGAGAACACTGTTCTCTGCACTCAGATACACATCCAAGTCTTGCTTCCCCATTCCCCACAATAAAGCCTTAACCAGGCAGagttttctgctctgaaatggTGGGCAGACAGAAACTAACcacttcaaaatttaaaatcaaaattatacCTCTGGTTGTATATGGGGGTTGTGAAAATATCCAGGCTAGTTGACCTGTCTTCCAATAAGAAATCTTTCATTTGAGAGCACAATAATTgtctcttaaaaacaaaacaacataaccaaacaaaaaatgaaaccCACCTCCCCAACCCCAGAATGAAAAAACCAAAGCACTTGTGCCTGTCTATGCAGTGTTATGCAATCCAAAGCAGTCTGGCATCTGGCTTGGCTCTGCTGGGGATCATAGCAGAGGAGCCGACTTCAGCAAATGAAAACTTGAGGTCCTGGATGGCCTTTTAATTGTGTTCTTGCACGGATTAGGGATTTGTAGGCTTGCTCTTGAAAAAGGGCCTTCATCATAAATATGTGTAGTTAATACATGATACCATGCTGAGTGAACACTCAGATTTATGCTATGTCCTGAAGCCCTTGAACTTTGAAGTCATGAAGTTACACTACAAGCTGTTGCCGAGGGAGgagagaaattatttgatttataGAGAAAACAAGAGTGGTGTGACTGAACCAACTTCTGGGGAGCTTGGGGGAACTCTGTGTGGATACAGTGCCACTACAGAGGAACTGCTTCCCCCTCTGGGCTTCCAGGGATCTGCAGAGCCTCAGAGCTCTACTCTTTGTAGCCCAGTCTAGTATCCCAACAGGCTGCTGGAGGGCCACTTTCAGCACACAAACATAAACTTCATTTAAGGCTTCTTAGTCATGCAAAGTCACTGTTCCTCAGAAGCTAGGCTTAAACATGCACTCTGTGCATTGGATTGGATTGGAGACCAGGGACAGAACTAATTTTCTTGTCAGCTCTGAACCAAACAATTCCTagggaagtaaaaaaaaccatatAATAAGAACTAATGAGCACAAATCTTACACAGCAAAGCTATTTCTCCTACGGGCTGAGGCAAACAAATACATAAGATGAAGAATATAAGGGAAAAGAGAATAAGCTACATTAGCTTGTATTTACTAAGAATAATTCAGCCAAAGGCGGAAAATCTCTGGTGATAATCTTGAATATATGGTATTGCTGTgctggcatttttatttctcagagtaaaaaaaaaggatgctaCTGCAGAGGGGTTTTCTGCTAGAATCCCAAGTGCACCAAGCACTTCACTTAAACCAGCACACACTTTCAGTAATGTGGCTTCACTGTTTCAGTTGTACAATCTGACCATAAATGATTGCATGCAGTtatttgaaatgcagctttccctgctgcaaaTTACTTTGTTTACTGCTTGTGTGTAAACAATAATGCCTCCCCTTATGGGCATAAGGGGAGATTAACAGCAGTAATTACTAAGCAAATGTCTGCAAGTGAATACCCAGTTCTTAGTCATATTATCTTCTGCACTGGCATAAGAGAAAGGTGTTCaaagcaggtgctgctgccatcccacaAGTGATGTGAGCAGCCTGGGGCTCAGCAGAGGGCTGTGTAGGACCTGAATCACCGTTTGCAGGGTGATAATCGTTAACCTACTTTAGATTAATGCTGAGAGATGTTTGGCACTTTATTCCTAAAAATGACCACTAGTGACTGAATAGCCCTCAGTGCTAcctgcctttcttttctgttgtttttttctgtttccaagaAATCTAAAGCTGTGCTTTCAAGTGAGCTCAACACCCACACTATGAGCCTGTGTTTCCCAATAGCTCTGTTCCCACTGAGTTGCCCTAAAGGTGCACTCAGCACTAAGTGCTAAGCTTATTTAGGCAGTCTTTGAACTTGACGGGtgggggggagggaggggaggtggTGTTTACTAATCCAGTTGTACTGCCAGCACTGAAATATGTTCAGAGTAGCAGTCCTTTGGTGCCCTTGAAGCATCTCTTGGCATATACTGTCTTTCAGCCGAGCAGCCTATCCAGAAAAGCCACTACTGGCTTTTGGCTTGGGGCAAGAGCTTGCTtatgtgagtgtgtgtgtacatgcaGAAGAGAGATGGCTGTGTCCTGTTTCATAGGGCAGTTTTGGATCAGCTATCTGGATTTCAGAGGTCACCCTTTTGAAGCTGAGAGACAACAACACAGAGACCTGGTTTTCTTTGTCACGGCATTGCCTCCACTCCTCTCCTGAACGCCTCTGCATGCCAGAGCAGGGAGTGGTGACCACGAGTGTCAAAGGCAGACAGAGCCCTATTTCTCTCACCATCACTGAAAAAGCTGATATGGAATGGGTTCATTTCTATAAGCAGAGGACACTCTTCTACTGCAGTGAAATAGTTTTGCCTTTGGTATTGAATCACTTTCAGACCCATCTCATAAACTGCTGTCTTGCTCAAGAGGCCTTTTATTTGTGAGCCTCTGGGACTCATGTGAACATATGCAAACTTTGCTATTCATTATACTACCTTATGGTCTGGCTTCCAGTTTGAcagaggaaaactgggaaatCTAAGCTTGATTTATGattgatgtattttaaaaaggagtCAAAAAGCAGATTAAGACGACGTGTAGAGTGTATTGGCTTTGCgatatttcaaaagaaatctCCTACCTGTAGGAAGCGTGATTGCTTTTCAGGATCTGAGGTTTGCTATCTCGTCACAGAGTGACGACAAAAGCCATTGTTCCTCCTGCAGGCCCCGTTTCTGTGCAAGAGCCATACAGAGATTAGAGCTGTGCAGGCTGTgctttccagccctgcaggaaccAGCCAAAGGCTGTTATCTTTAGACAAATGCAGATAGCAGGCCTGGAGGGGAGGTACTCGGTAATGTGCGAGGGGCTGCCACAATGGAGATTTTTCTGGGAAGTTCAACCAAACTCTGGAAGTGTGTTCAGAGAATTGCCCCTGAGTGTGGGAGTGTGCACAGGTTGGGAATTGCAAAGTGGAGAGATCTCCACATTTAAAGACACTCTTTCCGTTAAGAACACAGTCCCCTGAGTTAATTTTTGTGCCATAAAAACTATCCTGGGGACATGACCCACAGCCATTGACCCATTGATGTTGGCCTTCCAGCTTCTGTCTGCTATTTCTGTTGTCCCTGTCTTTATGGGCTTGATCCTACAAATCTTACCAATGAATTCAAAATGAGGTATTTTAGTTTTAGTCCCACAGATGAAGAGCTGTCCATACAACTCTCCAGCTGGCCTGTGGCCTGGCTGGCTGTATTTCACAGGACCTCTGTGCCCATGCAGGTGGCAAGAAGCTTTGGCTTGAGGCTACAGAATGTTTATATGAAGGATTTTCTGCATATATCGTGATGGCTAGAGTTGTAAAAGTGAAGCCTTCATATTTGACAACTGTGTTTTTGAATGGTGAAAGAGAAATGAGCGACATCAAGAGAAAGGGATGTAGCAGTTATCTGGAGAAATTAGTAAGCATGGTATCATAAAAAGCTCACCAATCCTGAGTAAAATTGAAACAGACAAAATAGATGAAAATATGCTGGATATTGCTCAAATACCAGCCACAAAAGATGCTAAACCACTATTTTTCTAGTCATATGGATGGTGCACAGTATTACAAATTTTTGCAATGTTATCATAAGTCTTTCTGCTTCTTGGCAAGTTCTTTAATTACCACCTTCCTTGTTTATCTGGTTATTTGTGAAtttctggtttatatttttaaaaaagctccTCTGATAGAGCAAGATAGTTGCACTcttcaaaacaaagaacaagATGCAGCTTTATTTCATGAACCAGGTGCCCTTTATTTATCAGCTgtagaacataatttttttgccaagcctttttttctcttcataatGCCTTTGTTTCAAGTTCTGATTTTGGGGGCTTTGGACTGCCAGTAGTCAACAAATGCAGCTTGTTTCTGTTTGGCTGTCTGCAGTTGATACAGTGGTGTTCATtctggggctttgagcagcctgatctGGTGGAAGGTATCCCTGTACATAGTAGAGGAGTTGGAATGAAATTATCTTTGAGGTCTCTTCTAGCCTAAGCCATTCAATAATTATTTCCCTTGTTACAAGAATGACCTGAATGTCCTGTCAGTGTTGATAGCTCAGCTCGTGGCCGACTGCAGGGATTTTTTGATGCTGGATATTGCTGGCATGCAGTCAGCCTTTCCTATCAGCAGACAACCGCTTTCAATTACAAGGCAAGCTGTGGATATTCAGGTGCAAAACCTCCTCCTCTCTCAGCCTAACTATTCTGTGAGGCCTTAAATCTCACTGGAGCTGGCTCCCTCATGCTGTATTAAGTCCTGCCTTTCCAAACTTAGAGTTCCTGATGGGGAGAGGGAGATAATGTTGGTGTTtatgggagcagctgggaagcaAAACTATCCATCCGGGAAGCCGCCTCGCTCCCTCGAAGCTTAGGTGAGACAACAGCAGCGCTGCGGAAGCAGAGGTAGAAAATTACTCACGATGTTTTGTGCTGGGAGCAACAGCAGTAGCTTAAAATGCTctgtggcttttattttcccGTCGCAGTAGAGGAAAATAAGCACAAGAATAACCCACGAGAAGGCAGAGTCTGGAAAAAGCCTCTCACTTCCCCGGCCCGTGCGGGAAAACatccccctccttctcctccctgacCCTGTGGAAACCCGCGGCCGGCGCCGCCGATGCCGAAGGGTGCGGATCGGGGCGGGTCGGGCCGGGGCTCGGCCCCAAACActgcccgccccgccccgccccgcggcctTAAAATGGCGGCGGCCGTGAGGGGGAGCTGGCAGAGCGCGGCCATGGCGCACCAGACCGTGTCTACCGTGGTGCTGCTGGCGGCGGCCCTGCTCTTCTTCGCCGGAGCCGTGCGAGGCGCCGAGTTCCGCCCACCGTTGGTGGGCGCCCCGCAGACTATCGACGACCCCGAGAACGatgaggggctggagcgggcTCTGCAGTTCGCTATGACGGCGTATAATAGGGCCAGCAACGACATGTACTCCAGCCGGGTGGTGCGGATCATCAGCGCCAAGAGACAGGTGAGCAGCCGGGGGGCGGCATTCTGTTAGGGGGGCTGGCAATGAGGCCGGCCGGATTCCTTTGGAGAATGGGCATACCTGCAATCCGTCGGTTTTTCCCCCACAGAGGGTGAATAAAAGCCCTTATTTATATCTTGGCTTCCCTTGGTCTGAGTGACCTTGAGTGCTGCAGGCTATGGAAGGAGCCAGTggcttccctgtgctgctcatgAGTTAACACGTCTCTGTTTATTGCTAAGGAAACTGTTTGTGGGACATGTTtacttgggttttgtttcttgtttctaGGGGGGTGCCAAGTGCTTCTTTCATGGGAGTTGCCAGATGCACTTCTCTCTGTACTTTCAGAGTCTGTTTTCATCATGTAACAGGAATGCTGCCTACGTCTCTGCTAGGCTTCTCTCGGTAGAAAGCCCTTCTCCGTGTGCTGTGAGTAAAGTTGCCTCTGCCGACTTGTCTTGTTGCAGGTCGTGGCTGGAATCAAATACATAATGGAAGTGGAGATTGCCCGGACAACCTGCACAAAGCCAGCAACTGATATTCAGCGCTGTGCTTTCCATGAGGAGCCGCACATGGCCAAGGTAGACtccagggcacagcctgctgATGCCCAGCCCTCCCTGTTTCCAACCCCATCCCACTGGCTGGCTTTGTACAGATAGCTGTGGTCACTGTCTGCCTTAGCCTACATTAGAGACTTTATGCCTTTATATTTAACAAGGCAAAGCAAATTTTGCCCTTGCAGAACTTGTCTTGCCAGTTGGTGTCAGAGAAGGCAAGGCCTTTTGGCTGTTTTGTAGGTGGGGCTCAGGTGGAACAGTGCATGTGTCTCAGTCCTCTTAAGAAATAGTCGTGGTCTGGATCAGAAGGGTATGTGAAGGAAAAACTCTGCCAAGCCTGCAGGCCTCCTGGCTCTCAGTCCAGGGTCATCAGTCCCCATCTAATTCTCACCTCTTTTTTCCCATGGTGATGTAAACATCCTTGGCATAATTTCCTGTGCTACTTGTATTGCTGTGAATAGAGCTTTGGACAAAGCACTGCCCGAAAGAGAAGCACTTCTCTCTCCATCAAGCAGTTACACAGGCATTTTGTAATGAGTAATTGAGCTTTTTGGGTGGGAGAACCAAACACATCTGCCTTCATCTGGCCTGAGTTTTTCCATAATGcttcatttcttctgctgaTGGCAGCAACAGGATTATGTGCCCTTTGTTCCAACATGTATGAGAGGTGTATCTGCACATAAGGTAAACACAAAACTGCTGTGTACCATTATGGCAACTGCAATGATGTGACACAGGTCCACGTGGCTTAGCTGTGCCTATGGGCTTATGTTTGAGTATTATCCATGCTGAAAGCTTTCCTCTCTGAGTGGATAAAGGAGATAACCTGAtcctcagcagtgctgactgTTCAGCTTTATTTCTTAGGGTTTATTTATGAGATGTGACTTGCTCTGAGCACGAGAGTGCTGCTCTAGAATACTTGTCTGAAGAGGACAAATCTAGAGTGCTACAGGAGGGTAGAACAGTGGTAAATGACACTTGTTTCGTGATCTTATTCTTCTAAcgacttttttctttctctccttagCACACCATTTGCAAGTTTGTAGTGCTGAATGTTCCTTGGAGAAACCaagtggagctgctggagagcaaGTGCCAGTAAGCCTACCTAGATTCCAGCGGAGACAACCAGTTGttcagatttaaaagaaaaaggcaataaCACAAATTGAGATGGGCTTTATCAATGCCTTTAACTTGGCTACTGATGTGTGCTTGTGCTATGCAAATTAAACCATGTAACTTCACTTTTAAAGCACAGTATGATCtcaactttttcttctttggaatTACTATTTTAGAGCAGCTGTTTTGGTCTTCTACAGCTTTCCTGATGAATTCACTCCAGCATCAGAATTCTTATTAAAACCCCTTGGTATCCATGTTGAGTAACTACTGTAAACATAAAAACTTAATTAATAATTGCCATGATGTGTGGTTTTCTTTGATCAAATGCTGTTTTGGAGGGAGGGTTTGCTTTTAGTTGTCACCTATGATATCCTGCCCAAAGAATCGGATGAGAAGGAATATTGGGTTCTGATCACAGAGGAAACAAACCATGCCTGCTTGTCCCTTGTCCTGGCCACTGGTTTTGAGTAAAAGATGGAAGCCTCAGCTGTTCTCACTGAAGGAATTCTGCTTTGGAAAACTCATGATCTTGGGAAGCTTCGCTGAAGCTGGCCCTGAGACTGTAGTGGTCTTGGATCCTGGCTGCTATACTGTTCTGTCTTAAGGCTgtaaggaaggaggaggaggctccctttgaaaaaaatgacattttcaggTAGTAGGGGAAGGTGCTAGGTCAAGAGAGAGTCTTGAGAGTGGGTGAAGGTGCTGAGGTGAACAAtggagctgcttcttttgtttttttcacagtcCCGATAAAGTAGGAAATGTTCCTttgtgtttttgcttttctctattttgaagtaatccttttccttttggtgtAAATCTCACCCATGGATACAGTGAGTCCAGCTCCTTAGGAGTGCATCTTCTGTGGGTTGTTCTTCCTCCCAAGGGAAATGCCACTCCCTGTCATTATCAGGGTTTGTCAAGCTTGCTGTGAACAAGAGGCAACACCTTGATTCATGTTGTTGGGAGGATGAGCTGGTTGCCTGGCACCAAAGATCTGCATCTAGGTTGTGCTCAGATCCaataggacaaaaaaaataaaaatccctgttttccctccttGTCACCCCATTCTCAGTGCTCTGCATGAAGGTGGCCTGTTTTTTCTTGCCACCCAGGTCAGTGACTGCATGTTCCATCTGCTGATTCTGGAAATCCTGGGTCAGGCTGCTCAGGTGTCCTCAGTTGTCCTTCTCTAATCCCACAGTTCATACATGCTTATTCCCTGGCTTCTATCTGCacaagcacagagcagtggtGAAGGGATTCCCTTATGCTTTAGGTGAATTTGCCTCTGTTAATCTTCTATCCCCTTGGTTTGAGGGCAAGTAATTGCACAGGTCTCCTTCAAAAAGAGTCTAGGAAAGCAATTAAGGTGCAGTTATGTATAAGGCATTTCCAGTACTTTGTTGTATTTATTAACCAGCAGCTCTGAACAGCATGGGGAGAAAAGAGTGGCTGTGC
This window harbors:
- the LOC136359616 gene encoding cystatin-like, which gives rise to MAAAVRGSWQSAAMAHQTVSTVVLLAAALLFFAGAVRGAEFRPPLVGAPQTIDDPENDEGLERALQFAMTAYNRASNDMYSSRVVRIISAKRQVVAGIKYIMEVEIARTTCTKPATDIQRCAFHEEPHMAKHTICKFVVLNVPWRNQVELLESKCQ